Proteins co-encoded in one Corylus avellana chromosome ca9, CavTom2PMs-1.0 genomic window:
- the LOC132192093 gene encoding uncharacterized protein LOC132192093 — MAPAIPQPLRPLFCEHRTTRFLISRNPPATWTSLKNNNVTGSSARLAHLHFPHHHLAHPLLSLRPRLLLPCPPLHFLLQLRSPPFRHFLPVMTTPKAAAHDSTQPSTKTVRVVIKGQVQGVFYRNWTVENATQLGLKGWVRNKRDGTVEALFSGNPDLVQEMEQRCRRGPPAAVVTRLEVSPSSDDPGSRFECKQTV; from the exons ATGGCACCAGCAATCCCACAGCCACTGAGGCCACTGTTTTGCGAGCACAGAACAACCAGATTCCTCATATCTCGGAACCCTCCAGCTACATGGACCTCACTGAAGAACAACAATGTTACTGGTAGTTCTGCTAGACTCGCCCATCTCCATTTTCCTCACCATCATCTTGCTCATCCTCTTCTTTCGCTTCGCCctcgtcttcttcttccttgTCCTCCTCTTCATTTTCTGCTCCAACTTCGTTCACCTCCTTTTCGACATTTTCTGCCTGTCATGACCACTCCTAAGGCCGCCGCTCATGACTCCACCCAGCCCTCAACCAAAACG GTGAGGGTTGTGATAAAGGGGCAGGTGCAGGGGGTGTTCTACAGGAACTGGACGGTGGAGAATGCCACCCAACTGGGGCTGAAAGGTTGGGTGCGGAACAAGAGGGATGGCACTGTGGAAGCTCTGTTCTCTGGGAACCCGGATCTGGTACAGGAGATGGAGCAGAGGTGTCGCCGGGGTCCACCAGCTGCGGTGGTTACCAGGCTCGAGGTTTCTCCTAGCAGCGATGATCCTGGATCTAGATTCGAGTGCAAACAAACAGTCTGA
- the LOC132162369 gene encoding auxin-responsive protein SAUR71-like, protein MSTCRKSRDIETKKALWMLRLLIQKLQRGLSVLAHRGPEDLREVQVPATMVPDDVSEGHFVVFAVKGEETKRFVVELDYLTNPAFLRLLETAKEEYGFRQKGALEIPCPPEELQKILDDTCY, encoded by the coding sequence ATGTCGACCTGCAGGAAGAGTAGAGATATTGAGACAAAAAAGGCCTTGTGGATGCTTAGGCTTCTCATCCAGAAGCTACAAAGGGGCCTCTCAGTGCTGGCACATAGAGGGCCTGAGGATCTCAGAGAAGTCCAAGTACCAGCAACAATGGTGCCGGATGATGTTAGCGAAGgacattttgttgtttttgcggTCAAAGGTGAGGAAACAAAAAGGTTTGTTGTTGAGCTGGATTACTTAACAAACCCAGCATTCTTAAGGTTGCTGGAGACGGCTAAGGAAGAATATGGATTCAGACAGAAAGGAGCTCTTGAAATCCCTTGTCCACCCGAGGAGCTGCAGAAGATTCTCGATGACACGTGTTATTAG